One genomic window of Coffea eugenioides isolate CCC68of chromosome 1, Ceug_1.0, whole genome shotgun sequence includes the following:
- the LOC113765153 gene encoding acyl-coenzyme A thioesterase 9, mitochondrial, producing MDLSSSPSLTIPIVSTLTSPFEGSPKENDPKSLTRKPLSLWPGMYHSPVTNALWETRSKIFERLLDPPLDAPPQSELLTRTPSYSRTAILYNFSTDYILREQYRDPWNEVRIGKLLEDLDALAGTISVKHCTDDDSMTRPLLLVTASVDKMVLKKPISVDIDLKMAGAVIWVGRSSIEIQLEVTQPTDGKSDAAESVALTANFIFVARDYKTRKAALVNRLSPETEKEKMLYEAAEARNQLRKRKRVVDRKEIQNGEFGRLEALLGEGRIFCDMPALADRDSILLRDTRLENSLICQPQQRNIHGRIFGGFLMHRAFELAFSTAYAFAGVMPCFLEVDHVDFLRPVDVGDFLRFKSCVLYTELQNTDQPLINIEVVAHVTRPELRSSEVSNRFYFTFTVHPEAKAMNDRVRIRKVVPATEEEARRILEHMDADSFNLVYKS from the exons atGGATCTCAGCTCCTCTCCATCCCTTACCATTCCTATAGTATCCACCCTTACTTCCCCTTTTGAAGGTTCACCCAAGGAGAATGATCCAAAATCTCTAACCAGAAAACCTCTGAGTTTGTGGCCGGGAATGTACCATTCACCGGTCACAAATGCTCTGTGGGAAACGAGGTCTAAAATATTTGAGAGACTTCTTGACCCTCCACTTGATGCACCTCCACAAAGTGAATTGCTTACTAGGACTCCATCTTACAGCAGGACTGCTATTCTTTACAACTTTTCCACTGATTACATATTGAGGGAGCAGTATAGAGATCCATGGAATGAGGTCAGGATTGGGAAATTGCTAGAAGATCTTGATGCTCTTGCTGGCACCATCTCAGTCAAG CATTGTACAGATGATGACAGCATGACTAGACCGCTTTTGCTTGTGACTGCTTCTGTTGATAAAATGGTGCTGAAGAAGCCAATTAGTGTTGACATTGATCTGAAAATGGCTGGTGCTGTTATTTGGGTTGGCCGCTCCTCTATAGAGATTCAACTTGAAGTGACTCAGCCTACAGATG GAAAATCTGATGCTGCAGAATCTGTAGCTCTGACAGCCAACTTCATTTTTGTTGCTCGTGACTATAAGACACGGAAAGCCGCTCTAGTGAACCGACTATCTCCAgaaactgaaaaagaaaaaatgcttTATGAAGCAGCAGAAGCAAGAAATCAACTTCGGAAAAGGAAGAGGGTGGTAGACAGAAAGGAGATTCAGAATGGTGAATTTGGTAGACTTGAAGCACTCTTGGGTGAAGGACGGATATTTTGCGACATGCCAGCATTGGCAGATCGTGACAGCATTCTTCTCAGGGATACTCGCCTTGAGAACTCTTTAATTTGTCAGCCACAGcaaaggaacattcatggtcgGATCTTTGGGGGATTCCTAATGCACAGAGCTTTTGAATTAGCATTCTCAACAGCTTATGCATTTGCTGGTGTGATGCCTTGCTTTCTGGAAGTTGATCATGTTGATTTTCTTAGACCA GTGGATGTTGGAGATTTTCTGCGTTTCAAGTCTTGTGTATTGTACACAGAGCTTCAGAACACAGATCAGCCTTTGATCAACATTGAAGTTGTAGCTCATGTTACAAGGCCGGAGCTGAGGTCTAGTGAG GTGTCAAACAGGTTCTACTTCACTTTCACTGTTCATCCGGAGGCTAAGGCCATGAATGACAGGGTTAGGATCAGGAAGGTGGTTCCAGCCACGGAGGAAGAGGCCCGCAGAATCTTGGAGCACATGGATGCCGATTCATTTAATCTAGTCTACAAATCTTAA
- the LOC113762946 gene encoding rho GTPase-activating protein gacM — protein sequence MAASANPSAGGGGGQNNGNSNSNHSNNNGQRANGATNNGLSVPENSVLGPNQAGLMHDPGVNTDWTSEEQSLLEDLLNKYSSDGIIVRYAKIAGQLNDKTVRDVALRCRWMNKKENGKRRKDDHNSARKSKDKKEKVTDSLPKSHVGNRTNGPPYAQSVMSMDSDDGISYKAIGGATGQLLEQNAQALDQISANFAAFKIQENINLFCQARNNILSIMNDLNDLPEIMKQMPPLPVKLNEDLANNILPRASLPKKS from the exons atggCTGCGAGTGCGAATCCATCtgctggtggtggtggtggtcaGAATAATGGTAATAGCAACAGCAATCACAGCAATAATAACGGCCAAAGAGCAAATGGCGCCACCAATAACGGTCTCTCCGTTCCTGAAAATTCCGTTTTGGGGCCTAACCAGGCGGGCCTCATGCACGACCCCGGTGTTAATACCGACTGGACCTCCGAAGAACAGTCCCTTTTGGAAGATTTGCTCAACAA GTATTCATCAGATGGAATTATTGTTCGATATGCTAAAATTGCTGGGCAGTTAAATGATAAAACAGTTCGTGATGTAGCATTGCGTTGCAGATGGATGAAT aagaAGGAAAATGGCAAGCGACGGAAGGATGACCATAATTCAGCAAGGAAAAGTAAAGACAAAAAG GAAAAAGTTACAGATTCTCTTCCAAAGTCTCATGTGGGTAACCGTACAAATGGCCCACCCTATGCTCAGTCAGTGATGTCCATGGACAGTGATGATGGCATCTCTTATAAAG CAATAGGTGGTGCAACTGGACAGCTTCTTGAGCAAAATGCTCAAGCCTTGGACCAAATTTCTGCAAATTTTGCTGCTTTCAAG ATACAAGAGAATATAAATCTCTTTTGCCAAGCTCGAAACAATATCCTTAGCATCATGAACGA CTTGAATGACCTGCCAGAGATAATGAAGCAGATGCCGCCGCTTCCTGTGAAGCTGAACGAAGATCTTGCCAACAACATTCTTCCTCGGGCGTCCTTGCCTAAGAAATCTTGA
- the LOC113781001 gene encoding mediator of RNA polymerase II transcription subunit 19a-like isoform X1, with translation MDPDSKKFGRGPRELTGAVDLISHYKLLPHHEFFCKKSLPLSISDTHYLHNVVGDTEIRKGEGMQLDQLIKDTSFSRETNARIQPFDLDVLREAFQLRETAPVDLPPSEKGIPTIAAKSKSESKDKEKKHKKHKDKDKDKDKEHKKHKHRHKDRSKDKDKEKKKDRSGHHDSGAEHSKKHHEKKRKHDGDEDLSDVHKHKKSKHKSSKIDEMGAIKKSLD, from the exons ATGGATCCTGATAGCAAGAAGTTTGGAAGAG GACCTAGAGAACTTACAGGTGCTGTGGATCTTATAAGCCACTACAAACTGTTGCCTCACCACGAATTCTTCTGTAAGAAGTCACTACCCTTGTCTATCTCCGATACACACTATCTTCATAATGTGGTGGGAGACACAGAAATTAGGAAAGGTGAAGGTATGCAATTGGATCAGCTCATTAAGGACACTTCCTTTTCAAGAGAGACAAATGCACGCATACAGCCATTTGACCTAGATGTTCTGAGAGAAGCCTTCCAATTAAGGGAGACTGCACCAGTTGATCTGCCTCCT TCTGAGAAGGGTATTCCTACCATAGCTGCAAAATCAAAAAGCGAGTCTAAAGACAAGGAAAAGAAGCATAAAAAGCACAAGGACAAGGACAAGGACAAGGATAAAGAACACAAGAAGCACAAACATCGTCATAAAGATCGGAGTAAAGATAAAGacaaggagaaaaagaaagatagaagTGGCCATCATGATTCTGGTGCTGAGCACTCAAAGAAACATCATGAAAAG AAAAGGAAGCATGATGGGGATGAAGATCTCAGTGATGTTCACAAGCACAAGAAAAGTAAG CATAAGAGCTCAAAGATTGATGAGATGGGTGCGATAAAG AAGTCTCTGGATTAA
- the LOC113781001 gene encoding mediator of RNA polymerase II transcription subunit 19a-like isoform X2 — translation MDPDSKKFGRGPRELTGAVDLISHYKLLPHHEFFCKKSLPLSISDTHYLHNVVGDTEIRKGEGMQLDQLIKDTSFSRETNARIQPFDLDVLREAFQLRETAPVDLPPSEKGIPTIAAKSKSESKDKEKKHKKHKDKDKDKDKEHKKHKHRHKDRSKDKDKEKKKDRSGHHDSGAEHSKKHHEKKRKHDGDEDLSDVHKHKKT, via the exons ATGGATCCTGATAGCAAGAAGTTTGGAAGAG GACCTAGAGAACTTACAGGTGCTGTGGATCTTATAAGCCACTACAAACTGTTGCCTCACCACGAATTCTTCTGTAAGAAGTCACTACCCTTGTCTATCTCCGATACACACTATCTTCATAATGTGGTGGGAGACACAGAAATTAGGAAAGGTGAAGGTATGCAATTGGATCAGCTCATTAAGGACACTTCCTTTTCAAGAGAGACAAATGCACGCATACAGCCATTTGACCTAGATGTTCTGAGAGAAGCCTTCCAATTAAGGGAGACTGCACCAGTTGATCTGCCTCCT TCTGAGAAGGGTATTCCTACCATAGCTGCAAAATCAAAAAGCGAGTCTAAAGACAAGGAAAAGAAGCATAAAAAGCACAAGGACAAGGACAAGGACAAGGATAAAGAACACAAGAAGCACAAACATCGTCATAAAGATCGGAGTAAAGATAAAGacaaggagaaaaagaaagatagaagTGGCCATCATGATTCTGGTGCTGAGCACTCAAAGAAACATCATGAAAAG AAAAGGAAGCATGATGGGGATGAAGATCTCAGTGATGTTCACAAGCACAAGAAAA CATAA
- the LOC113761662 gene encoding formin-like protein 1, which produces MPPLSLLLLLSLFSSCSTFPLSSHIIATTAPATHNRRILHQPFLPQGSLPPSQPPNPSPPAPATPKYPFSSTSNSPNNTPFFPSVPSPPPPPSPASYASFPANISSLILPQPSKSKPASSKLIAAAIAAVVAAAIVVSLAVFLHLRRKRNRRASSDAKTHRSDNSTRFHYPNATYSANGSVPKLQRPSQTSSEFLYLGTLVNSHGAIGNTSPQQNARSSTADRSTANSRKLDSPELRPLPPLSGQQNASRNHKNAEVGSAGDEEDEEFYSPRGSLGGRDSSIGTGSASRRAFAAVEVENFGRSSSASYSSSSSASGSPVRSVSLSISPPVSLSPKASRPKSPELVALQTAPPPRAPPPPPAPPISFFNAPFVDQRLSASASTSPSLSRSPSPPSSSSPERVYSRSRETSPRISNVSDQNLESPVIICSPAQQATPVSIPSPPSTVSAPPPPPPPPPTVSIPPPPPPIKHWESPATPSAAAIRILTEPPAIITPLRPLSMQNPTVISPMQLPSNLEAVEKTEETIETQGRPVTENVVKDEEKNEETPKPKLKPLHWDKVRASSDREMVWDQLKSSSFKLDEEMIETLFVVKTPTQVPKETTRRPFLPSPSQDNRVLDPKKSQNIAILLRALNVTVDEVCEALIEGNADNLGTELLESLLKMAPTKEEERKLKEYKDDSPFKLGPAEKFLRAVLDVPFAFKRVDAMLYISSFDSEIEYLKRSFDTLEAACEELRNSRMFLKLLEAVLKTGNRMNVGTNRGDAHAFKLDTLLKLVDVKGADGKTTLLHFVVQEIIRSEGARLSSANQNHSTSVNDDVKCRKLGLQVVSGLSSELANVKKAAAMDSEVLNSDVLKLSKGIGNIAEVVRSIEAAGSEGGSSQKFSESMSGFMKMAEEEIIRIQAQESVALTLVKEITEYFHGNSAKEEAHPFRIFMVVRDFLSILDRVCKEVGMINERTTVSSAHKFPIPVNPNLQPISSAFPGRQRYSSSDDECSSP; this is translated from the exons ATGCCTCCCTTatccctcctcctcctcctctctctcttctcctccTGCTCAACTTTTCCATTGTCCTCACATATTATTGCCACCACCGCACCTGCCACCCACAACCGCCGCATCCTTCACCAACCCTTTCTCCCGCAAGGCTCGCTCCCACCGTCACAGCCTCCTAACCCTTCACCCCCCGCCCCCGCTACCCCCAAATACCCGTTCTCTTCCACTTCCAATTCCCCCAACAACACCCCATTCTTCCCATCCGTCCCCTCCCCTCCTCCGCCGCCTTCTCCAGCCTCCTACGCCTCCTTCCCTGCTAACATCTCCTCCCTCATCCTCCCTCAGCCTTCCAAGTCCAAACCTGCCTCCTCCAAGCTCATCGCCGCCGCCATCGCTGCCGTGGTCGCTGCCGCCATTGTTGTCTCCCTCGCCGTCTTTTTGCACCTCCGCCGGAAAAGAAACCGCCGAGCTTCTAGCGATGCTAAGACCCATAGATCCGACAACAGCACTCGATTCCACTACCCCAATGCCACTTATTCCGCCAACGGAAGCGTCCCCAAGCTCCAGAGGCCATCACAGACGAGCTCCGAGTTCCTCTATCTGGGTACCTTGGTAAATTCGCATGGGGCCATTGGTAATACTAGTCCGCAGCAAAATGCGCGCAGCAGTACTGCTGATAGGAGTACTGCCAATTCCAGAAAGCTGGACTCGCCGGAGCTACGGCCATTGCCGCCGCTTAGTGGCCAGCAGAATGCAAGCCGAAACCACAAAAATGCCGAAGTGGGGTCCGCTGGGGACGAAGAAGATGAAGAGTTTTACTCTCCTAGAGGGTCTTTAGGGGGCAGGGACAGCTCGATCGGCACTGGATCGGCGTCCAGGAGGGCATTTGCTGCTGTAGAAGTGGAGAATTTTGGTCGGTCGAGCTCTGCTTCGTACTCTTCTTCTAGTTCTGCTTCGGGCTCGCCGGTGAGGTCCGTTTCACTCAGCATTTCGCCTCCAGTGAGTTTGAGTCCGAAGGCCTCGAGGCCCAAGTCGCCAGAGTTGGTTGCTCTTCAGACTGCGCCTCCCCCGCGGGCTCCACCACCTCCGCCAGCACCCCCGATATCGTTTTTCAATGCCCCTTTTGTTGACCAAAGACTATCGGCATCGGCATCGACATCGCCGTCTCTGTCGCGATCTCCGTCGCCTCCTAGTTCATCATCGCCCGAAAGAGTTTATAGTCGAAGCAGGGAGACTTCCCCTAGAATCTCAAACGTATCCGATCAGAATTTGGAGTCTCCAGTGATTATTTGCAGTCCTGCTCAGCAAGCTACGCCTGTTTCCATTCCATCACCGCCTTCAACTGTTTCAGCCCCACCACCTCCTCCGCCGCCGCCTCCCACTGTTTCAATCCCACCGCCTCCGCCGCCAATTAAACACTGGGAAAGTCCCGCAACACCTTCGGCGGCAGCCATTAGGATATTAACCGAACCACCAGCTATAATAACACCTTTAAGGCCTTTATCTATGCAGAACCCAACAGTAATTTCACCTATGCAACTGCCATCAAATTTGGAGGCTGTTGAAAAGACTGAGGAGACCATCGAAACCCAGGGGCGTCCTGTTACTGAGAATGTTGTGAAAgatgaggaaaaaaatgaagagacCCCTAAACCAAAATTGAAGCCATTGCATTGGGATAAAGTCAGAGCAAGTTCTGATCGCGAAATGGTGTGGGATCAACTGAAGTCCAGCTCATTCAA GTTGGACGAAGAGATGATTGAGACATTGTTTGTTGTGAAAACTCCAACTCAAGTTCCCAAGGAAACAACTCGAAGGCCATTCCTTCCCTCACCAAGCCAAGACAATAGAGTGCTTGATCCCAAGAAGTCGCAGAATATTGCCATTTTACTGAGGGCCCTCAATGTGACGGTAGATGAAGTTTGTGAAGCTCTCATTGAAG GCAATGCAGATAATCTTGGAACTGAACTCCTTGAGAGTTTATTGAAGATGGCTCCAACAAAAGAAGAGGAACGTAAGCTGAAAGAGTATAAAGATGATTCTCCATTTAAGCTTGGGCCAGCTGAAAAATTTTTGAGGGCAGTGCTGGATGTTCCTTTCGCATTTAAAAGAGTGGATGCAATGCTCTACATCTCAAGCTTTGACTCTGAGATTGAGTACCTAAAAAGGTCATTTGACACTTTAGAG GCAGCATGTGAAGAACTGAGGAATAGCAGGATGTTTTTGAAACTTTTAGAAGCTGTGCTGAAGACAGGAAACCGTATGAATGTTGGGACTAATCGTGGTGATGCACATGCATTCAAACTTGATACGCTCCTGAAGCTTGTCGATGTGAAGGGAGCTGATGGTAAAACGACTCTCTTGCATTTTGTCGTTCAGGAGATAATAAGAAGTGAAGGTGCTCGTCTTTCTAGTGCAAACCAAAATCACAGTACCAGTGTCAATGATGATGTGAAGTGCCGGAAGCTCGGGCTTCAGGTTGTTTCGGGCCTTAGTTCAGAACTCGCAAATGTCAAGAAAGCTGCTGCTATGGATTCTGAAGTGCTCAATAGTGATGTCTTGAAGCTGTCGAAAGGAATTGGAAATATTGCTGAGGTTGTACGATCAATTGAAGCAGCAGGCTCAGAGGGGGGCAGCAGCCAGAAATTTTCTGAATCAATGAGTGGTTTCATGAAGATGGCTGAGGAGGAGATTATAAGGATTCAAGCCCAAGAAAGTGTTGCACTGACGCTGGTGAAGGAGATCACAGAATACTTTCACGGAAACTCAGCGAAGGAAGAGGCTCATCCTTTCAGAATATTCATGGTTGTGAGAGACTTTCTATCAATTCTTGATCGGGTATGCAAGGAAGTCGGAATGATAAATGAGCGAACAACAGTTAGTTCCGCTCACAAATTTCCTATTCCAGTGAATCCTAATCTGCAGCCAATTTCCAGTGCTTTTCCCGGAAGGCAGCGGTATAGTTCTTCAGATGATGAGTGCTCTTCACCTTAG